A genomic region of Alicyclobacillus sp. SO9 contains the following coding sequences:
- a CDS encoding alpha/beta-type small acid-soluble spore protein, which produces MSKRHIVSGVHKALDNMKYEIASELGLPVYQGSEDYWGELATRDTGKVGGEITKRLVAYAEQSLSGTSGQQQ; this is translated from the coding sequence ATGAGCAAGCGTCACATTGTTTCTGGTGTTCATAAGGCACTCGACAACATGAAGTACGAAATCGCGTCGGAGTTGGGGCTTCCTGTTTATCAAGGCAGCGAAGACTACTGGGGAGAGTTAGCCACCCGCGATACTGGTAAAGTGGGCGGCGAAATTACAAAGCGACTAGTTGCCTACGCAGAACAGTCTCTTTCCGGTACATCGGGACAGCAACAGTAA
- a CDS encoding phospho-sugar mutase → MSTAAELYQQWLREPSLDEGLRKQLEELHDEQEIEDRFFRDLEFGTGGLRGVLGAGTNRMNIYTVRKATLGLARYLKSQGLNVAAKGVVIGYDCRHMSPEFSEDISLVLAAEGIPAYVFEHLCPTPELSFAVRSLNAAAGIMVTASHNPPEYNGYKVYGPDGGQVLPDEANRITSEIEQIENLFSISVMARKDAESAGYLRWIGTDVDSEYIETVVAEVKQKSVSPHDRDETRLVYTPLHGTGNLPVREALRQAGYKDVYVVRSQEKPDGNFSTVESPNPEEPEALRLAIEEAKKCGADVVMGTDPDADRVGVAVGDQDGSFRLLTGNQVGGLLVEFVLKSRIESGGLPTNGIVFKTIVTSELGAQVARLYNVAVEDTLTGFKYIGNRISAYERTGEYEFLFGYEESYGYLASSMVRDKDAVQIALLIAEMTAYYKSKGQTLLDALETLYERVGYFREDLVSRKMPGLNGMKKIQNILNGLRQHGIEVPGLTLDAVEDYQTSERREVGTATISELSLPKENVLKYFFSNGSWLAVRPSGTEPKIKVYIGAKGNSLADCQASMQILHEAVDTLLQ, encoded by the coding sequence TTGAGTACAGCAGCAGAATTGTACCAACAATGGCTGAGAGAGCCGTCTTTAGACGAAGGTTTACGGAAACAGTTAGAAGAATTGCACGATGAGCAGGAAATCGAAGACCGCTTTTTCCGCGACCTGGAATTTGGAACCGGAGGCTTGCGAGGTGTCCTCGGCGCCGGAACCAATCGCATGAACATCTATACCGTCCGAAAGGCAACGCTAGGATTGGCCAGATATCTAAAGAGCCAAGGTCTGAATGTAGCAGCCAAAGGGGTTGTAATTGGATATGACTGCCGTCATATGTCACCTGAGTTTTCCGAAGACATTAGTCTTGTGCTGGCAGCGGAAGGGATTCCGGCGTACGTATTTGAACATTTATGTCCAACCCCTGAACTGTCGTTTGCCGTAAGAAGCTTGAACGCAGCAGCAGGTATTATGGTGACGGCAAGTCATAATCCTCCTGAATACAATGGGTATAAGGTGTACGGACCGGATGGGGGACAAGTGCTGCCAGATGAAGCAAACCGGATAACAAGTGAAATTGAACAAATCGAAAACCTCTTCAGTATATCTGTTATGGCTCGGAAGGATGCGGAAAGCGCAGGCTATCTGCGTTGGATAGGAACTGACGTCGACAGTGAATACATAGAAACCGTTGTGGCGGAAGTCAAGCAGAAATCCGTCTCTCCCCATGACCGGGATGAGACTCGTCTTGTCTACACGCCATTGCATGGAACAGGAAATCTACCTGTTCGTGAAGCACTGCGGCAGGCGGGCTACAAGGATGTCTACGTTGTTAGAAGTCAGGAGAAACCTGACGGGAACTTCTCCACGGTAGAAAGCCCCAATCCGGAAGAGCCTGAAGCCTTAAGACTTGCCATTGAGGAAGCGAAAAAATGCGGTGCTGATGTAGTGATGGGCACCGATCCCGATGCTGATAGAGTCGGCGTAGCAGTGGGCGACCAGGACGGGAGTTTTCGGCTTTTGACTGGCAATCAAGTCGGCGGTTTGTTGGTAGAGTTTGTATTGAAGTCCCGAATCGAATCAGGCGGTCTGCCGACGAATGGAATTGTCTTTAAAACCATTGTTACGTCTGAACTTGGGGCTCAGGTAGCCCGACTTTACAATGTAGCAGTAGAGGACACACTCACTGGCTTCAAATACATCGGAAACCGAATTAGTGCCTACGAGAGAACCGGGGAATACGAGTTCTTATTTGGCTACGAGGAAAGCTACGGTTACCTTGCTTCGTCTATGGTCCGCGACAAGGATGCTGTTCAAATTGCACTTCTGATTGCTGAAATGACAGCCTACTACAAAAGCAAAGGACAGACGCTGTTAGACGCTTTGGAAACCTTGTACGAACGTGTGGGCTATTTCCGCGAAGACTTGGTCAGTAGAAAGATGCCCGGGCTCAACGGCATGAAGAAGATTCAAAACATCCTTAACGGTTTGAGGCAACATGGCATTGAGGTTCCCGGGCTTACACTTGATGCCGTAGAAGACTATCAAACCAGTGAGCGTAGAGAAGTTGGTACTGCAACCATTTCTGAACTGAGTTTGCCGAAGGAAAATGTTTTGAAATACTTCTTTTCAAACGGATCGTGGCTGGCCGTGCGTCCGTCAGGGACTGAACCGAAAATCAAAGTCTACATTGGTGCAAAAGGTAATTCCTTGGCGGATTGCCAGGCTTCAATGCAGATACTGCATGAAGCTGTAGACACTCTGTTACAATGA
- a CDS encoding protease pro-enzyme activation domain-containing protein translates to MNLTKKFLAVAATGTLLTAALPSVAFAASKSNAIPQGIGSQVLQHSNYFGNLPSSTQVTVDIVMKIQNKQALTKYIHGTTTPGSWNFRRYLSVSQFSREFAPSRWQIHSVTNYLKRFGIQSSVYPNHLVITATGTVGQFNKAFSVDIQKARYKGKEFHATRREPRAPESVANNILCILGLTNYSNMQSLSMKKPGSKPSATPPSGPYAETPAKMAKHYNVTPLYKEGAKGQGQTIGIVTLAGFNPSDAYHYWKAMGINVNPHRLTVTNVDNANAQSPSVYYSGYDETTLDVEQSGAMAPAANIHVYIGPNTDTGFTDAYAKAISENQVQELSVSWGESEQIINYFVQQNQETPEYAQVFNQLYMEAAAQGISTFASSGDGGAYDSAVYYDYGFNGVAGLFGRVVDNPADSPYVTAAGGTTLPWQNASRNVNVKQERAWGWDYYYSHLNTELKPTVSNWAADYLVGDGGGFSTIFKTPSYQKGVPGVNTYAGVTNWIPNSNASSITSNPNPKVVTGVGSGRNMPDVSLDADPETGYGVYLSQQNSKGVPNQTPGWVQYGGTSVVSPQLNGLTAVINSADHTRVGFWNPQIYRFAVRKNSPFTPLNAQGTSNDNIFYTGQPGTVYNQATGLGVPNVAKLAKDFKQGQWGEWGRFYGYGR, encoded by the coding sequence GTGAATTTAACAAAGAAGTTTTTGGCAGTCGCAGCAACAGGGACGCTTCTTACTGCAGCATTGCCCAGCGTTGCATTTGCCGCGTCCAAATCCAATGCAATTCCTCAGGGTATTGGCTCACAAGTACTACAGCACTCCAATTACTTCGGTAACTTGCCTTCCTCAACACAAGTAACAGTAGATATTGTAATGAAAATTCAGAACAAACAGGCTTTGACAAAGTACATCCATGGTACGACGACTCCGGGGAGCTGGAACTTCAGGCGCTATTTGAGTGTCAGCCAGTTCAGCCGCGAGTTTGCTCCGAGCCGCTGGCAAATTCATAGTGTTACAAATTATTTGAAGAGATTTGGGATTCAGTCTTCTGTGTATCCGAACCATCTCGTAATAACCGCAACTGGCACTGTCGGCCAGTTCAATAAAGCCTTTAGCGTAGATATTCAAAAGGCAAGGTACAAAGGGAAAGAGTTCCATGCGACGCGTAGGGAGCCCAGGGCACCGGAGAGTGTAGCCAACAATATCCTGTGTATCCTCGGCCTGACCAACTATTCAAATATGCAATCCTTGTCCATGAAAAAACCGGGATCGAAGCCGTCAGCAACACCGCCTAGCGGTCCCTATGCTGAGACTCCGGCAAAAATGGCCAAACATTACAACGTTACACCACTCTATAAAGAGGGAGCCAAAGGTCAAGGTCAGACTATAGGTATCGTCACATTGGCCGGCTTCAATCCCAGCGACGCCTATCACTATTGGAAGGCAATGGGCATTAATGTGAATCCTCACCGTTTGACGGTGACCAACGTAGACAATGCCAACGCTCAGTCTCCGAGCGTTTACTACTCAGGCTACGATGAAACAACCCTTGATGTTGAACAATCAGGTGCTATGGCTCCTGCTGCAAACATTCACGTCTATATCGGCCCTAACACTGACACAGGTTTTACGGATGCCTATGCGAAAGCCATCTCGGAGAATCAAGTTCAGGAATTATCGGTCAGTTGGGGTGAAAGCGAGCAAATTATCAACTATTTTGTCCAGCAGAATCAAGAGACTCCGGAGTATGCTCAGGTCTTCAATCAACTGTATATGGAAGCTGCGGCACAGGGGATTTCTACCTTTGCATCATCCGGCGACGGCGGGGCTTATGACTCAGCAGTCTATTATGACTACGGTTTTAACGGAGTGGCGGGTCTGTTTGGCCGCGTGGTGGACAACCCGGCAGACAGTCCGTACGTGACTGCGGCAGGCGGCACAACGCTTCCCTGGCAAAACGCCTCGAGAAACGTGAACGTCAAGCAGGAACGCGCTTGGGGCTGGGATTACTACTACAGCCACTTGAATACAGAACTAAAGCCGACAGTATCAAATTGGGCTGCTGATTACCTTGTAGGCGACGGCGGCGGATTCAGTACTATCTTTAAAACACCGAGCTATCAGAAGGGTGTCCCCGGTGTCAACACGTATGCGGGGGTGACAAACTGGATTCCAAACAGCAATGCCAGCTCTATTACCAGCAACCCCAATCCGAAAGTGGTTACCGGAGTCGGCAGCGGACGCAACATGCCCGATGTATCCTTGGATGCAGACCCAGAAACCGGTTATGGCGTGTATCTCAGCCAGCAGAATAGCAAAGGTGTTCCCAATCAAACCCCTGGGTGGGTGCAGTATGGCGGAACCAGCGTAGTTTCACCGCAGTTGAACGGATTAACTGCTGTTATTAATTCAGCGGACCATACCAGAGTTGGCTTCTGGAATCCGCAAATTTATCGCTTTGCTGTACGGAAAAACTCGCCGTTTACACCGCTGAATGCACAGGGAACCAGCAACGACAACATTTTCTATACAGGCCAGCCTGGCACCGTCTATAACCAGGCTACAGGGCTGGGTGTTCCAAACGTGGCGAAACTGGCGAAAGACTTTAAGCAGGGACAATGGGGAGAGTGGGGCCGCTTCTACGGTTACGGCCGATAA
- a CDS encoding molybdenum cofactor biosynthesis protein B, producing MNMPSVERYTAAVITISDSASNGEREDKSGDTLEGLLQKAGFSITDREVVPDERQVIAGTLTRCTASHNIACIFTTGGTGVGPRDVTPEAAKDVIERRMPGMEEAMRHESLRQTPFAMLSRQVVGVAKDTLIVTLPGSEKAVRECFAVIQPVLKHVVDLLAGETAHKSSNN from the coding sequence ATGAACATGCCATCAGTTGAAAGGTATACAGCAGCCGTCATTACTATCAGCGATTCAGCCAGTAATGGAGAGCGTGAAGACAAAAGTGGAGACACACTGGAAGGCTTGCTCCAGAAGGCGGGGTTCTCAATTACAGACAGAGAAGTTGTTCCGGACGAGCGTCAGGTTATCGCCGGTACATTAACGCGATGCACAGCCAGCCATAACATAGCCTGTATCTTTACAACCGGAGGTACAGGGGTTGGTCCCAGAGACGTGACTCCTGAGGCCGCGAAGGACGTCATCGAACGCAGAATGCCGGGAATGGAAGAAGCCATGCGCCACGAGAGCCTGCGTCAGACACCATTTGCCATGCTCTCCCGGCAGGTTGTAGGCGTTGCAAAAGATACATTGATTGTCACGCTGCCGGGAAGTGAGAAGGCTGTCCGGGAATGCTTTGCTGTTATTCAGCCCGTGCTGAAACACGTTGTAGATTTGCTGGCAGGGGAAACCGCCCACAAAAGTTCAAACAATTAA
- a CDS encoding biotin transporter BioY encodes MQVETRLTVRGIVFSALFAALVVALNFVNIPLPFSPVPITLGNFAVMLAGAILGAWYGFFSVFLVVFLTALGLPLIGGAGGLGLILGPNGGFVWFWPLCAFAVGWFSQRIRGNSGLAFVKLVIVIEVFGSLFNYVGGVPQLAAVAHLPFHKALVEGFFPFLPGDFAKAVVAALVTLPVRRIYPVSRLLGGNRNAVVNLSNDDSATDM; translated from the coding sequence ATGCAAGTGGAAACTCGTTTAACAGTACGGGGGATTGTCTTTAGTGCGTTATTTGCAGCCTTAGTCGTCGCACTGAATTTTGTTAACATACCGCTTCCGTTTTCACCGGTCCCGATTACACTGGGCAATTTTGCGGTCATGCTGGCCGGTGCAATCTTAGGTGCGTGGTATGGGTTTTTTAGCGTTTTTTTGGTAGTGTTCTTGACTGCTTTGGGTCTGCCGCTCATCGGGGGCGCTGGTGGTCTCGGACTTATTCTGGGTCCGAACGGAGGCTTTGTTTGGTTTTGGCCGTTATGTGCATTTGCAGTTGGCTGGTTCAGTCAGCGTATCAGGGGAAACAGCGGTCTTGCCTTTGTGAAACTTGTGATTGTCATTGAAGTTTTCGGCTCGCTTTTTAACTATGTCGGAGGCGTGCCGCAACTCGCAGCAGTCGCACATTTGCCGTTCCACAAGGCCTTGGTGGAAGGCTTTTTTCCTTTTCTCCCCGGAGATTTCGCGAAGGCTGTTGTAGCTGCTCTTGTGACCTTGCCTGTACGGAGAATATATCCAGTCTCACGGTTGCTTGGTGGAAACCGGAATGCTGTTGTGAATCTGAGCAATGACGACAGTGCTACGGACATGTAG
- a CDS encoding MFS transporter has product MQWKRTLVILVFANFIVVSGMSLIIPFLPLYIEQLGVHNMATVERWSGWVFSAQFVTSFLFQPLWGVIADRHGRKIMLLRAGIGMGVMTILMGLVGAPWELLVLRLINGIFSGFISMAVSLQASVTPDEHSGRALGILQTGTVAGNLIGPLAGGALAEAIGYSHVFYLTGALLILASLIVAVFVKEERVRVAKVKDQRKVAWKSLVPLWPVFLASVVTQLGMMSIEPIVTLYAKTLYTGPHLALVAGFVVAITGIANMIGSPLLGRLGDNIGQRKILMLALVMAAMAYIPQALAGGITVLLVGRFFLGLFVGGMIPSLNVLVKKLAPKEIQATAFGFNSSSLFLGNLLGPILGSSVAAAFNIRAVFYVTMSILLINAVTIAFNKSLDRRQNTSATAPVS; this is encoded by the coding sequence ATGCAGTGGAAACGAACCCTCGTCATACTGGTATTTGCTAATTTCATTGTTGTTTCTGGAATGAGCCTTATTATTCCGTTTTTACCCTTATATATTGAACAACTTGGAGTTCACAACATGGCAACCGTAGAACGGTGGTCTGGTTGGGTTTTTTCAGCGCAGTTTGTGACGTCTTTTTTATTTCAACCGCTGTGGGGCGTTATTGCAGACCGGCACGGTCGTAAAATCATGCTGTTACGAGCGGGTATTGGCATGGGCGTAATGACAATCCTCATGGGCTTAGTTGGAGCACCTTGGGAACTGTTGGTGTTGAGGTTGATCAACGGTATTTTTTCTGGATTTATCTCTATGGCCGTTTCTCTGCAAGCTTCCGTGACGCCGGACGAACACTCCGGACGAGCGCTAGGTATATTACAGACAGGTACCGTTGCGGGGAATCTAATTGGACCTTTGGCTGGCGGGGCTTTAGCGGAGGCAATTGGTTATTCCCATGTCTTCTACTTAACAGGAGCTCTCCTGATTTTAGCTAGTTTGATTGTAGCAGTGTTTGTAAAGGAAGAGCGCGTGAGAGTGGCGAAAGTGAAAGACCAGCGCAAAGTGGCCTGGAAGTCACTGGTTCCTCTGTGGCCCGTATTTCTTGCATCAGTAGTGACACAGCTCGGGATGATGAGTATTGAACCGATTGTTACGCTTTATGCAAAAACACTGTATACTGGGCCTCATTTAGCGCTGGTTGCTGGGTTCGTGGTAGCCATCACAGGTATTGCAAATATGATTGGTTCGCCTTTACTTGGCCGTTTGGGAGATAACATCGGTCAGCGGAAGATTCTGATGTTAGCCCTAGTTATGGCAGCGATGGCCTATATTCCGCAGGCTTTGGCAGGGGGGATTACTGTCCTGCTTGTGGGGCGGTTCTTCCTCGGATTGTTTGTCGGCGGGATGATTCCATCGCTAAATGTCTTGGTAAAGAAATTGGCACCAAAGGAAATTCAGGCTACTGCCTTCGGTTTTAACAGCAGTTCCTTGTTCTTAGGAAACTTGCTGGGCCCAATTTTGGGTAGCAGCGTTGCTGCTGCGTTTAATATTCGTGCAGTCTTTTATGTGACCATGTCCATTTTGCTTATCAACGCAGTGACAATTGCTTTTAATAAGTCGTTGGACCGTCGTCAAAACACATCTGCGACAGCTCCAGTATCCTAA
- a CDS encoding WecB/TagA/CpsF family glycosyltransferase — protein MQRGNVQYRAHHSIEVLGIRFNKVNLTTAVEQILHWVSEKSRRMVITAGPEFVMHAERDKQLKKMAFVADLVTPDGIGVLWAAKRIGNAKLERVTGVELGEALLQTAQTRNIPLRVYILGARGDSLAHCLDSFRTAYPSVIFAGRDGYFENHEWSQVKQEIEAFQPDVWFVGLGQPRQEKLIFESLAGLPPCVGIGVGGSIDVWSGVVQRAPKVVQRVHLEWFYRLVREPSRWKRQLALPRFAWKVVTKRS, from the coding sequence GTGCAGCGTGGAAATGTTCAATACAGAGCTCATCATTCCATCGAAGTTTTAGGAATTCGATTCAATAAAGTAAACTTGACAACTGCAGTCGAACAGATTTTGCACTGGGTATCGGAAAAAAGCAGACGTATGGTCATCACTGCCGGACCCGAGTTTGTGATGCACGCTGAACGTGACAAACAACTGAAGAAAATGGCTTTTGTCGCCGATCTCGTAACGCCAGACGGTATCGGCGTACTTTGGGCTGCCAAGAGAATCGGTAATGCGAAGTTGGAGCGGGTTACGGGTGTGGAGTTAGGCGAGGCTCTTCTGCAAACAGCTCAGACTCGGAACATTCCACTTCGGGTGTATATCCTCGGAGCTCGAGGCGATTCCTTGGCACATTGCCTTGACAGCTTTCGTACGGCCTATCCATCGGTCATATTTGCAGGAAGAGACGGCTATTTTGAAAATCATGAATGGTCACAAGTGAAACAAGAAATCGAAGCCTTCCAGCCAGATGTTTGGTTTGTCGGCTTAGGGCAACCACGGCAAGAAAAGCTCATTTTTGAATCCCTGGCAGGGCTTCCGCCTTGCGTTGGAATCGGAGTTGGAGGAAGCATCGATGTTTGGAGCGGAGTGGTACAACGTGCTCCTAAAGTTGTACAACGGGTTCATTTAGAATGGTTTTATCGTCTGGTAAGGGAACCGTCTCGCTGGAAGAGACAACTGGCGTTGCCAAGGTTCGCATGGAAAGTAGTGACTAAACGGAGCTAA
- a CDS encoding cold shock domain-containing protein, whose amino-acid sequence MQGTVKWFNAEKGYGFIQVEGANDVFVHYTAITGEGFRTLEEGQSVEFDIVEGQRGPQAANVVKL is encoded by the coding sequence GTGCAAGGAACAGTTAAATGGTTTAACGCAGAAAAGGGTTATGGATTTATTCAGGTGGAAGGCGCTAACGACGTTTTCGTCCATTACACAGCCATTACCGGTGAAGGTTTCCGTACCTTGGAAGAAGGCCAGAGTGTTGAATTCGATATTGTCGAAGGTCAACGTGGCCCGCAGGCCGCTAACGTAGTAAAATTGTAA
- a CDS encoding sensor histidine kinase, with protein sequence MAYHVAALQAAIEKTLNAIEDGEQQVEKIVARTWQEVQELEQEYESVKQECTDAINRVEETERHSRRAREQLVQVNRGIYQYTHGEMKDAYEKAQALQMELGQWREREAQLRRRRDELARRLKSLRISAHEAETLMVKFGHVTDYLTEQFGGLANTLQTAQTESLVGLQVMQMQEDERRVLAQRLHDGPMQSLAGTAMRVQVVPVADDNEELKEDIRLRLNSVIANIRQIVFDLRPPLLDDLGLIPALKRYTQQWAEWSDVTVHVHLIGVETVLRPTEKMTIFRTVQETLKNTLAHAQASQVDISLTYGVDRLKVEVVDNGIGIGESQWYEWVENGKLGLTVSRQRLGLLNGSLEVMNALPKGTKVVMELPILRGGSK encoded by the coding sequence TTGGCGTATCATGTTGCGGCATTGCAGGCAGCCATCGAAAAAACCCTGAATGCAATTGAAGACGGCGAGCAGCAGGTTGAAAAGATTGTCGCGCGAACATGGCAGGAAGTACAGGAACTTGAGCAGGAGTATGAATCTGTGAAACAAGAATGTACAGACGCCATCAACCGTGTTGAGGAAACCGAGCGCCACAGTCGGCGGGCACGCGAGCAACTGGTCCAGGTCAACCGCGGGATTTATCAGTACACACACGGCGAAATGAAAGATGCGTATGAGAAAGCGCAGGCACTCCAAATGGAACTGGGACAATGGCGCGAACGTGAAGCACAGTTGCGCAGGCGCCGGGATGAATTGGCCCGCCGCTTAAAATCTCTTCGTATTTCCGCACATGAAGCCGAAACACTGATGGTAAAATTCGGGCACGTCACAGACTATTTGACGGAACAATTCGGGGGCTTGGCCAACACCTTACAAACAGCACAGACTGAGTCGCTCGTTGGGTTACAGGTTATGCAGATGCAGGAGGACGAACGCCGCGTACTTGCCCAACGTCTTCACGACGGGCCCATGCAGAGCCTGGCAGGGACAGCCATGCGAGTTCAAGTAGTACCGGTTGCTGACGACAACGAAGAGTTGAAAGAGGACATTCGCCTACGCTTGAACAGCGTCATTGCGAACATTCGCCAAATTGTCTTTGACTTGCGTCCACCGCTTTTGGATGACTTGGGGCTGATTCCTGCGTTAAAGCGGTATACACAGCAATGGGCCGAGTGGTCGGATGTGACGGTTCACGTGCACCTCATTGGCGTCGAAACAGTACTTCGGCCGACTGAAAAAATGACTATCTTTCGGACAGTGCAGGAAACGTTAAAAAACACACTTGCTCACGCACAGGCGTCTCAAGTAGATATTTCGCTGACCTACGGTGTAGACAGGCTTAAAGTCGAAGTTGTGGACAACGGAATTGGAATTGGCGAGTCACAGTGGTATGAGTGGGTTGAAAACGGGAAACTTGGATTAACCGTATCCAGACAGCGGCTGGGACTGCTGAATGGGTCGCTCGAGGTAATGAACGCATTGCCCAAGGGGACTAAGGTCGTCATGGAATTACCAATTTTAAGAGGTGGGTCAAAGTGA
- the metK gene encoding methionine adenosyltransferase, with the protein MAKRRLFTSESVTEGHPDKICDQISDAVLDEILTHDESARVACETTVTTGLVLVAGEITTTCYVDIPKIVRKTLAEIGYTRAKYGFDSETCAVMTSIDEQSPDIAMGVDRALEARSPDVADALIEEIGAGDQGLMFGFACDETDELMPLPVSLAHRLSRKLAEVRKNGTLPYLRPDGKTQVTVEYDGEIPVRVDAVVVSTQHDEHTGLDTIAHDIQKFVIETVIPAELLDEKTKYFINPTGRFVIGGPQGDAGLTGRKIIVDTYGGYARHGGGAFSGKDPTKVDRSAAYAARYVAKNVVAAGLAKKCEVQLAYAIGVAQPVSVAVDTFGTATVDEDLIEKLIRKHFDLRPAGIIKELGLRKPIYRQTAAYGHFGRPDLNLPWEQTDKANLLRSEAGVV; encoded by the coding sequence ATGGCCAAACGCAGATTGTTTACGTCTGAATCAGTGACAGAGGGTCATCCTGATAAAATTTGCGACCAAATTTCAGACGCTGTTTTGGATGAAATTCTAACGCATGACGAAAGCGCGAGAGTGGCGTGCGAGACCACCGTTACTACGGGTTTGGTGCTCGTTGCAGGAGAGATTACGACTACCTGTTATGTGGATATCCCGAAAATTGTCCGCAAAACTCTAGCGGAAATCGGTTATACTCGGGCAAAGTATGGCTTTGACTCTGAAACGTGCGCAGTCATGACGTCGATAGATGAGCAGTCTCCCGACATTGCCATGGGTGTTGACCGTGCATTGGAGGCGAGATCGCCTGACGTTGCAGACGCACTGATTGAGGAAATCGGTGCTGGCGACCAAGGCCTGATGTTTGGTTTTGCATGCGACGAGACGGACGAACTAATGCCACTACCTGTCAGTCTCGCACACAGGTTGTCTCGGAAGTTAGCGGAAGTCAGAAAAAATGGGACGCTGCCCTACCTGCGCCCTGACGGTAAAACACAGGTCACAGTCGAATACGATGGAGAAATCCCGGTGCGGGTTGATGCGGTTGTGGTTTCAACTCAACATGACGAGCACACGGGATTGGACACAATAGCGCACGACATACAGAAGTTCGTCATTGAAACAGTGATTCCGGCGGAACTGCTCGATGAGAAAACCAAGTATTTTATAAATCCCACAGGACGTTTTGTCATTGGGGGTCCTCAAGGTGACGCAGGTTTGACGGGCCGAAAGATTATTGTAGACACCTACGGCGGCTATGCCCGGCATGGAGGCGGGGCATTTTCAGGTAAGGATCCCACGAAAGTCGATCGCAGTGCTGCATATGCAGCCCGCTATGTTGCGAAAAACGTGGTAGCTGCAGGCCTTGCAAAAAAATGTGAAGTTCAATTGGCCTATGCTATTGGGGTAGCACAACCTGTGTCTGTTGCAGTGGATACCTTTGGTACTGCAACTGTGGATGAAGACCTGATTGAGAAACTCATTAGAAAGCATTTTGATTTGCGTCCTGCCGGAATCATCAAAGAGTTGGGATTGCGTAAACCCATCTACAGGCAAACGGCAGCCTACGGACATTTTGGCAGGCCAGATTTGAATTTACCGTGGGAACAGACAGATAAGGCAAACCTGCTTCGATCTGAGGCTGGTGTGGTGTGA
- a CDS encoding alpha/beta hydrolase: MQQSTQLAVNGLTLRGMVHMPENSETAPVPAVIVFHGFTGEKVGAHRMYLKLSRMLENQGIATFRFDFSGSGESDGDFKDMTLSKEIEEAHAILDFVRSHKAVDASRVTLIGHSMGGVVASAVAAKRPDEAAGLVLLCAAGNMADVLRTSIGQMRAEEPNAPLPETYDNGGYLIGLPFAKEILELNLIQLGLGYDKSVLLIHGSKDDVVPVETSSRYKDVCYGEKAQIHILEGADHSFCKREWEQDVLHAVKGYIMQ; encoded by the coding sequence GTGCAACAATCCACACAGCTTGCAGTAAATGGTCTTACTTTACGGGGCATGGTCCACATGCCGGAGAACAGCGAAACAGCACCTGTACCCGCAGTGATTGTCTTTCACGGTTTCACAGGCGAGAAAGTGGGTGCTCACAGGATGTACCTAAAGCTGTCTCGTATGCTTGAGAACCAGGGGATTGCTACTTTTCGCTTCGATTTTTCCGGAAGCGGAGAGAGTGACGGAGATTTCAAGGACATGACGCTGTCAAAGGAGATTGAAGAGGCCCACGCAATCCTGGATTTTGTGCGAAGCCACAAGGCGGTTGACGCGTCTCGTGTAACACTGATTGGTCACAGCATGGGCGGAGTCGTAGCGTCTGCCGTTGCCGCCAAGCGTCCAGATGAAGCTGCCGGACTTGTGTTACTTTGCGCCGCCGGCAACATGGCGGATGTTCTCAGAACGTCCATTGGACAAATGCGTGCAGAAGAGCCCAATGCTCCGTTGCCAGAAACCTATGATAACGGAGGCTATCTGATAGGTCTTCCGTTTGCCAAGGAAATTCTCGAATTGAACCTGATTCAGTTGGGACTAGGGTATGACAAGTCCGTTTTGCTAATTCACGGAAGTAAAGACGACGTTGTTCCTGTCGAGACGTCCTCAAGGTACAAAGATGTTTGCTATGGTGAAAAGGCTCAGATCCACATCCTTGAGGGAGCGGATCACAGCTTTTGCAAACGCGAGTGGGAGCAAGATGTCTTGCATGCTGTGAAAGGCTACATCATGCAATGA